The Chlamydia trachomatis A/HAR-13 nucleotide sequence TGCATGAAAGGGCAGCAGCTCATCTAAAGGAAGAATGATATCAGCGCCCAAATCTTTCTGCGCTTGTACAGAAATTTCTGGAGAAAGAAATAGCTTACGGCCATCTCGGTAGGATTTAAAGTGTACCCCGTCATCATTAACTTTAATGATGGTGTTTCCTCCTTTTTTCTTCCCGCAACTTTTAATCTCTTCAGCTACAGAACCATATGCCAAGCTAAAAATTTGAAATCCCCCGGAATCTGTAATAATAGGCGCATTGCGACCAATAAATTGGTGTAATCCACCCATAGCAGCAATAGCTTCTGCTCCCGGATGCACTATCAGATGATAGGTATTGCAAAACATTAGCGGGATATTGCTATGATCTAAAACCCCTTTTAGAGCTCCATTTGTAGCCACAGGAACAAAAGCCGGTGTATCAATATACCCATGCGCCGTCTCTATCCGACCTACTCTAGCCCTAGATTTTTTTGATTGATGCAGAATCTCAAAACGTAAAGCCACAAATCCACTCCTTTATCTAAGCGAATTCTAAAAAAATAATAAAATTCATAAATCATTCTAAAGAGAGAGGGAGAAAAGACATAGTGAAAAAAGCCCGAAGAAAACCTTTGTCTTCGGACTCACCCACTATTTGAAAAATAAAACATTTAGAGTACCGGTGATCAATAGGAAGATGACCATCGACATGATATCGTTAAGAGCTGTAACAATCGGACCAGAAGCTAAAGCCGGATCAACGCCGATTTTTGCAAAGAAGAAAGGAGAAAGAACTCCTAGAGTAGTAGCAGTTAACGAAGCACCGAGTATCCCCACAGAAACGGTAACCCCTAACTGGACTCCTCCCGTAGCAAACAACCCAAGTCCCAAGCATCCCATACAACAGACAACTAGACCACAAAGAATCCCTAAAGCAACCCCTGTTAACAATCCAATGCTCATTTCTTTAAGAATGGTCTCTCTTCTTCTACCAAAAGAAAGCGTTCCTGTTGCCATACTACGAACAAGAATCGTGCTGCACTGCACTCCCACGTTTCCCGAAAGACCATTCACTAAAGGAATGAAGAAAATGACCATGGCTAAAAGAGTAGGGGCAATTTTTTGAAAATATGCCATTACCGAAGCGCTGACAAGTCCCGCACATAAGGTAATAAGTAACCAAGGTGCCCGCAATAAGAATCGTTGCACAACATGGCAGTCGTGATATCCAACATCTTCTGTCGTCCCCGCCATTCTAGCAATTGTTTCGTCTGCGATATCTTCTATTGTTTCAACCACATCTTCATATGTGATAGCCCCTATCAAAAAGTTTTCTTCGTCCACTACAGGTAAAACAGCGACTTTATACCGCTCCACAAGGTCCACAACTTCTTCTCTAGTTGTATCAGCTAATACCTTATGTTCTATAGGACGCATGATTTGCTTTAAGGGCATTTCTGGCGAAGCAATAATTAAACTTCTATCTGTTACAAAACCCTGCAACTCCCCTTTAAAGTCTAAGACAAAAACTAGTCGGGTCAAATCAATGCCAGGATTATTGCGTATGCAAGTGGCAACTTCTTTAACGGTTGTTTCCATTAAAAAGGCAAAAAACTCATTGGTCATGAGTCGCCCAGCCGTATTCCTTCCATGCTTTTGTAAATCACGAATCTTTAAGGCTTTCTTAACGTCGATTAAATCTAAAATTCTTCGATATCTTCGGTCAGGAATATCATCGAGAACCCAAATCGCTTCGTCTGGAGGCATTTGTTCTATAAGAGCGCAAATTTCTCCATCCGATAGATTGCGGAAAATAGCCCATCGCGAAGCGGAATCCGTATTAATAATAAAAGCAATCTTGGAAGCTATACTATCGAGATTCTTATAAAGAATAGAGCGTGAATCCGAAGGTAGACATGATACCGCATACGCTAAGTCAATAGGATTATATATACTGACTATTGATGTTAAATCTTGCGAATGTTCCCCTGCTGTTAGGGTATCAAAAGCTTCTTCTAGTTTAAAACATAGTTCATCATCTAGATGACTAGTTTTAGAATCCATAAGACTTCCGGAAGTTAGCGCAACATCCAATTTTTCTTCGTTTCTATTTTGCTCTTTCACGCCCTTCTCCGTTCTTTATATAAAGACTCTTAAAAGTCGTCTATTAGCGACACATTCGGTCTAAAGTCTCGCCAAATCTAATACCTCAGACTATCTATTAAGAGACTTTTTTACGAAAACGACAAAAAGTCTTCCGAGACTCTTAAACAAGAGTCCTTCACTATAAAAAGATACTTTACAAACAGATACACTTAGGCAGCGACCCTAAATTATTTTGCACTGTAAGCTTCGTTTCTTCTGACAAATGAAAACAAGGAATTAGCCGTCAGACACCCATGCCTCGGATCCTCCGCCTAATCCTCGACTACATGATGAAGATTTTACTGTAGATCTGCAAGCAAAATCGCTTTACCTGCTAAAAACTTTAGCAGTTTAAAACTAAAAGCTGGCCAACCTTCCTGGAACAGCCCCATATAAAAATGATGCCAGATACTCTTTACTTTCGGGGAAAGATTGTATTGATGGCCGTGCTCCAGAGATGATTACCCCATCTTTCAGAAGAAACAGTTGTACCGGCTGGAAACAACCAAGCAAATACCAAGCATTTTGCCCTAACCCGGAGCGCGTCCCTCCTCCCTCGAACATATAATTTTTTTCACAAAAAATCCCCCAAACTCCTCGCGAACGAATCACGTCATTATTCCAATCTCGTTCCAAACTGGCTAAAACCACTCTACCTGACAAAGGATTTAGCAACCCATATAAGTTCGCTAAATAACAGGCTGCTCCGTAAAAAGGGGCCTTAACAGCTTTCAACAAAGAGCGAGTCATTTCTCGAACGATATCAGAACAAACAAACCTTTCCTCTTTAGGGATGTCTGTCTGATAGTTTTGACGCACCATCTGGAATAGGATATAGAAGGGAACAATGAAAAAGCGGAAAATATTGTACAGCATCCGCATTATGGAAAAGATAGGTAATAGAATACTGGTAACGACGCAAATAACGGTCCGAGCGTCCATGGGAGGATATGTATAAACGGGTGCAATCCCTGACCCTGTTCTATCTAAAAGCGAAACATCCATATACATATCGGGCTCTTGGATCGGCCGGATGAATTCTCCTTCTTTTTCACACAGGATAACCCGCTCCCATTGCCGAGAGATAAAAGGTTGTATCTTCTTCCCGTATAAAACATCCACTTTACCAGCGATTCTAAAAAGAATAGCTAGCCCCCCTCCAAATAAAATAAAGGGAAGAATCGCTATAGCAAACATTTTAGGAAAGGTCAGCACTCTTGAATTAGCTAGATAGGCTATCCGACAACAAATCCACCCTAAAACAACAAGAACCCCTACAACAAAACTAATAGCACGAGCCAAAGATGGTCGATAAGAAGAAGCGTTTAAACTACACCCGGTTATACGTTTCTGAGTAGCTCTCCAAGCTGAGCTATTAGGGAAAGATTTCGCGGTCACAGGACGCAATCTAACCTCCGCAGGAGGGAGATTTAGAGACATAGAAACCATTTTAATTCTAACCTTCTAAAAATTTTACTTTTACAAAGTTGAAGCCATTCTTTTGTCCCAAGTATTAGACTAGATTTTACTAATTAAAAAAACCGTTTTATTTCTAAGTCGACTAATCAAGAAATATCAACCGCTGGTTTAATAAAACCCAACTATTTATAATGCTATTTCATTTCTTTTGCAAAAACTCTCTACTTTAAATTAATTTGGACTTTAAAACCTTTATGGCAACAACAGTTAATCCTAATTACTCTCTTCCTTTTTGTGAGAAAATGGTTTCCTCAGCTACGTTAGCTGCTCATTCTTTTTTTAATCATATCAAACTTTTGATTCCGCTTCTTGTAGGATATTTTTGCATATTATTAGGAGCTCTAATCTTAACAGGTGTGATTACGACTATACCCTCTATTGCAGCAAGCTACTTTCTTTCTCTGGGAGTTACTTTGGTTATCGTCGGGGCAGGTTTATGCGCAGCCTTTAAACGCCCTCTCTTCTCTGTCACTCAATCTAAAGCCTCAACTCTTCTGCATATCTCTTGCGATTAACGCCTTGCTTGATTAACAATCTCATGATACGATCCTCTCCTTCCAAAATGTTTCCCTCTTTTTTAAGTGTTCGCTATGTTGACACTAGGCTTAGAAAGTTCTTGCGATGAAACATCCTGTTCTCTTGTCCAGAACGGGAAAATCTTAGCAAATAAAATTGCTTCTCAAGACATTCATGCTTCTTATGGAGGAGTGATCCCTGAATTAGCTTCTCGCGCTCATCTACAAACATTCCCAGAACTGCTGACTGCAGCAACGCAAAGCGCGGGAGTCTCTTTGGAAGATATCGAATTAATTTCGGTAGCTAATACTCCTGGTCTTATTGGAGCCCTATCTATCGGTGTAAACTTTGCAAAAGGGTTGGCAAGTGGGCTGAAAAGACCTCTCATAGGAGTGAACCATGTAGAAGCGCATTTATATGCCGCTTGCATGGAAGCTCCCGCCACTCAATTCCCTGCTCTAGGGCTTGCTATTTCTGGTGCCCATACATCTCTATTTCTCATGCCTGATGCCACAACTTTCCTTTTAATAGGAAAGACTCGAGATGATGCTATTGGCGAGACTTTTGATAAAGTAGCTCGTTTTCTCGGCTTGCCTTACCCAGGAGGACAAAAATTAGAAGAATTAGCTCGAGAAGGTGATGCAGATGCATTTGCCTTTTCTCCAGCTCGAGTTTCTGGTTATGATTTCTCTTTCAGTGGACTAAAAACAGCCGTCTTATATGCTTTAAAAGGCAACAACAGCTCAGCAAAAGCACCTTTTCCTGAAGTCTCTGAAACACAGAAACGAAACATTGCAGCATCGTTTCAAAAAGCTGTTTTTATGACTATTGCTCAAAAACTTCCTGATATTGTAAAAACGTTTTCTTGCGAGTCTTTGATTGTTGGTGGGGGCGTAGCAAACAACAGTTACTTTCGTCGCTTGCTAAATCAAATATGCTCTCTTCCGATATACTTCCCTTCTTCGCAGTTATGTTCAGACAACGCTGCAATGATAGCTGGGTTAGGAGAGAGACTGTTTTGCAATCGCACACATGTTTCTAAGGAGGTCATTCCATGCGCAAGATATCAGTGGGAATCTGCTTGCTCCTAGCATTAGCAACTTCTGGATGTTCAAAATCCTCCTCTAACGCAACCCATCGGTCTCCAGCTACTCACACAGTTGCTGTAAGCGTAAAAGATGATCCTCGCACATTTGATCCTCGAGAGGTTCGCCTTCTTTCTGATATCAATTTGATTCATCATCTCTATGAAGGATTGGTACAAGAAACTCCTTCTGGAGAAGTCTTCCCTGCTT carries:
- the mgtE gene encoding magnesium transporter, encoding MDSKTSHLDDELCFKLEEAFDTLTAGEHSQDLTSIVSIYNPIDLAYAVSCLPSDSRSILYKNLDSIASKIAFIINTDSASRWAIFRNLSDGEICALIEQMPPDEAIWVLDDIPDRRYRRILDLIDVKKALKIRDLQKHGRNTAGRLMTNEFFAFLMETTVKEVATCIRNNPGIDLTRLVFVLDFKGELQGFVTDRSLIIASPEMPLKQIMRPIEHKVLADTTREEVVDLVERYKVAVLPVVDEENFLIGAITYEDVVETIEDIADETIARMAGTTEDVGYHDCHVVQRFLLRAPWLLITLCAGLVSASVMAYFQKIAPTLLAMVIFFIPLVNGLSGNVGVQCSTILVRSMATGTLSFGRRRETILKEMSIGLLTGVALGILCGLVVCCMGCLGLGLFATGGVQLGVTVSVGILGASLTATTLGVLSPFFFAKIGVDPALASGPIVTALNDIMSMVIFLLITGTLNVLFFK
- the tsaD gene encoding tRNA (adenosine(37)-N6)-threonylcarbamoyltransferase complex transferase subunit TsaD → MLTLGLESSCDETSCSLVQNGKILANKIASQDIHASYGGVIPELASRAHLQTFPELLTAATQSAGVSLEDIELISVANTPGLIGALSIGVNFAKGLASGLKRPLIGVNHVEAHLYAACMEAPATQFPALGLAISGAHTSLFLMPDATTFLLIGKTRDDAIGETFDKVARFLGLPYPGGQKLEELAREGDADAFAFSPARVSGYDFSFSGLKTAVLYALKGNNSSAKAPFPEVSETQKRNIAASFQKAVFMTIAQKLPDIVKTFSCESLIVGGGVANNSYFRRLLNQICSLPIYFPSSQLCSDNAAMIAGLGERLFCNRTHVSKEVIPCARYQWESACS